In Lactococcus paracarnosus, a genomic segment contains:
- a CDS encoding bacteriocin immunity protein, translating into MFNKRKEKQVDAIKKFDALLTTAMGACDMIPEIKQILESYYKQFQKSQDVDRERARLCNALTPYAINRTLPKSTGELYLTFTQQHLTLERIVRDQSILTSLLIGMTSIR; encoded by the coding sequence ATGTTTAATAAGCGAAAAGAAAAGCAAGTAGATGCGATAAAAAAATTTGATGCCTTATTGACAACAGCGATGGGTGCTTGCGATATGATACCTGAGATCAAGCAGATTTTAGAGAGCTACTATAAACAATTTCAAAAATCCCAAGATGTAGACCGTGAACGCGCAAGACTTTGCAATGCGCTTACCCCTTACGCGATAAATAGGACGTTGCCTAAATCTACAGGGGAGTTGTATCTAACTTTTACCCAACAGCATTTGACCCTAGAAAGAATTGTGCGTGATCAGAGCATCTTAACGAGTTTGCTTATTGGTATGACTAGTATACGATAA
- a CDS encoding S1C family serine protease, with the protein MKTNRKTAATLLTAGIIGGAVALGGNAVYDHFNTTGTALNTSSTATKVDNTAYKVTSDTTKAISKVSDAVVSVINYQKAPESGSSIDDLFGDRDNTKKKDDTKEQPAAEGSGVIYKKDGDTAYVVTNNHVVDGASSLEILLSNGNKVKGTLVGKDAYSDLAVIKISAKDVAKVATFGDSTKLTVGEPAIAIGSPLGSQYANSATEGIISSLSRQVIMKNESNETVNINALQTDAAINPGNSGGALINVEGQVIGINSSKISATGASSSDVSVEGMGFAIPSNDVVSIISKLEKDGEIKRPALGVQMLDLASISSQNQDQLKLPSSVTAGVVIAKVQDGLPAAAAGLKKYDVITKIGDTKITSGTELQTALYKYNIGDSMKITYYRDGKESTATIKLDNTSDKLKFDDAEKKNTDK; encoded by the coding sequence ATGAAAACAAATAGAAAAACAGCTGCAACATTACTCACTGCTGGTATTATAGGTGGTGCTGTCGCCCTCGGTGGTAACGCCGTTTACGACCATTTTAATACGACTGGTACAGCCCTAAATACTAGCAGCACTGCTACTAAGGTCGATAATACAGCCTACAAAGTCACAAGTGACACAACCAAGGCAATCAGCAAAGTATCTGATGCGGTCGTCTCTGTTATCAACTACCAAAAAGCACCGGAAAGCGGATCTTCCATCGATGATCTTTTTGGTGACCGTGATAATACGAAAAAGAAAGATGATACAAAAGAACAACCTGCAGCAGAAGGGTCTGGGGTTATCTATAAAAAAGATGGCGATACTGCCTATGTTGTTACTAATAACCATGTTGTAGACGGCGCTAGCTCGCTAGAAATCCTGCTCTCTAACGGCAATAAAGTAAAAGGTACATTGGTTGGTAAAGATGCTTATAGTGATTTAGCTGTCATCAAGATATCTGCAAAAGATGTCGCTAAAGTAGCCACTTTTGGTGATTCAACAAAACTAACTGTTGGTGAACCCGCTATCGCGATTGGCTCTCCTCTCGGCAGCCAGTATGCCAACTCAGCAACTGAAGGGATTATCTCTAGTCTATCAAGACAAGTCATCATGAAAAACGAAAGTAACGAGACGGTTAATATTAATGCCTTGCAAACAGATGCAGCAATTAACCCTGGTAACTCTGGTGGTGCGCTCATTAATGTAGAGGGTCAAGTCATCGGCATCAACTCAAGTAAAATTTCGGCAACAGGCGCCTCTTCAAGTGATGTTTCCGTTGAAGGAATGGGGTTTGCTATCCCGTCAAATGATGTTGTAAGCATCATCAGCAAGCTTGAAAAAGATGGGGAAATCAAACGTCCAGCACTTGGTGTTCAAATGCTTGATCTTGCAAGTATCAGCTCACAAAATCAAGACCAACTCAAACTCCCTAGCTCAGTCACTGCTGGTGTTGTGATCGCTAAAGTTCAAGATGGTCTACCTGCTGCTGCTGCTGGTCTTAAGAAATACGATGTCATCACTAAAATTGGGGATACCAAGATCACAAGTGGTACTGAACTCCAGACAGCACTTTACAAATATAATATTGGGGATAGCATGAAAATCACCTATTATCGTGATGGTAAAGAAAGCACTGCTACTATTAAACTAGATAATACATCAGATAAATTGAAGTTTGATGATGCTGAAAAGAAAAATACTGATAAATAA
- the rlmH gene encoding 23S rRNA (pseudouridine(1915)-N(3))-methyltransferase RlmH, whose product MRVKIISVGKLKEKYLKDGIAEYVKRLSRFAQVELLELADERTPDNASDKENEQILFKEGQRILSKISDRDFVMAMAIEGKLISSEDLSTSFDQAMQQSSTLVFIIGGSLGLAPEVKKRANALISFGRITLPHQLMRLVLTEQIYRGFMIREGSPYHK is encoded by the coding sequence ATGAGAGTTAAAATAATAAGTGTCGGTAAGTTAAAGGAAAAATACCTGAAAGACGGTATTGCAGAATATGTCAAACGGTTATCACGTTTTGCACAGGTGGAACTTTTAGAATTAGCAGATGAACGAACACCAGATAATGCGTCAGATAAAGAGAATGAGCAAATTCTTTTCAAAGAAGGCCAGCGAATTTTATCGAAAATATCAGACCGTGATTTTGTCATGGCTATGGCAATAGAAGGTAAGTTAATCTCTTCAGAAGACTTATCCACAAGCTTCGATCAGGCAATGCAGCAGTCTTCCACACTTGTTTTTATCATCGGGGGGAGTCTAGGATTAGCACCAGAGGTTAAAAAGAGAGCGAATGCACTGATTAGTTTCGGTAGGATTACCTTGCCCCATCAGCTGATGCGCTTAGTTTTGACAGAACAAATTTATAGAGGGTTCATGATTAGAGAAGGAAGTCCTTATCATAAATGA